Proteins encoded within one genomic window of Oryza glaberrima chromosome 12, OglaRS2, whole genome shotgun sequence:
- the LOC127756798 gene encoding uncharacterized protein LOC127756798, giving the protein MAAPVLVVVRLDAAAVDPATVAYLRDLVGALNGKTFQLACDSQIAAADAGMFRLRPETSLLAGVPDSVASAVNALEELLRKGSPALAAYERHATFLRRARQEEAVGAAMADVVAVNNLINDLQDALEARRVQLVAAQSTKCQIFNEITAAVRSPAVINEESRAWAAAELAALLPRLRQAQEREAEVEMAMARMMPSFLVMFWHLEIAKARVDAADAVLDAIPEMPSNWMDDFQVVCDGAMRFEENVSVLREYMA; this is encoded by the coding sequence ATGGCGGCGCCCGTGCTGGTCGTGGTTCGcctggacgcggcggcggtcgaccCGGCGACGGTTGCGTACCTCCGCGACCTCGTCGGAGCTCTCAACGGGAAGACTTTCCAGCTCGCCTGCGACAGccagatcgccgccgccgacgccggcatgTTCCGCCTCCGCCCGGAGACGTccctgctcgccggcgtccccgacagcgtcgcctccgccgtcaaCGCGCTGGAGGAGCTCCTCCGCAAGGGGAGCCCGGCGCTGGCGGCGTACGAGCGCCACGCGACCTTCCTGAGGCGCGCGCGGCAGGAGgaggccgtcggcgccgccatggccgacgtGGTCGCCGTCAACAACCTCATCAACGACCTCCAGGACGCCCTGGAAGCCAGGAGGGTCCAGCTGGTGGCGGCGCAGAGCACCAAGTGCCAGATCTTCAATGAGATCACCGCCGCCGTTCGCTCGCCGGCGGTGATCAACGAGGAGAGCCGCGCCTgggccgccgccgagctggcGGCACTGCTCCCAAGGCTAAGACAGGCGCaggagagggaggcggaggtggagatggcgatggcgaggatGATGCCGTCTTTCCTCGTGATGTTTTGGCACCTCGAGATCGCCAAGGCCCGAGTGGACGCCGCGGACGCGGTGCTCGATGCCATCCCGGAAATGCCCAGCAACTGGATGGATGACTTTCAGGTCGTCTGCGACGGGGCAATGCGTTTCGAAGAGAATGTGAGCGTGCTTCGCGAGTACATGGCATAG